The following are encoded together in the Mumia sp. Pv4-285 genome:
- a CDS encoding GNAT family N-acetyltransferase, which translates to MAEQATFTVRRVTEPEPALLDSLHAVITHLVEEGAALGWVEPPSRSEIGDLLGDLVHESDLDDACLAVAESSAGAVVGFAYWSRRIGETEQPHADIGRVAVSSSARGGGLGQRLVTELIDYARLAGIEILTLDVRGNNHAAMALYERLGFREYGRIPDFVAIGDQRWDNVYFWLDLRPDEHDLRLHGDAPTGPGASEVR; encoded by the coding sequence ATGGCCGAACAGGCCACCTTCACCGTCCGTCGCGTCACGGAGCCCGAGCCTGCACTGCTCGACTCCTTGCACGCCGTGATCACCCATCTGGTGGAGGAAGGGGCGGCGCTCGGCTGGGTGGAACCCCCGAGCCGTTCGGAGATCGGTGACCTCCTCGGTGATCTCGTGCACGAGAGCGACCTCGACGACGCCTGCCTCGCCGTCGCCGAGAGCTCAGCCGGCGCCGTCGTGGGCTTTGCCTACTGGTCGCGCCGCATCGGCGAGACCGAGCAGCCGCACGCCGACATCGGCCGCGTCGCGGTCTCGTCCTCGGCCCGGGGCGGAGGCCTCGGCCAGCGGCTGGTGACAGAGCTGATCGACTACGCCCGCCTCGCCGGCATCGAGATCCTCACGCTCGACGTGCGCGGCAACAACCACGCGGCGATGGCGTTGTACGAGCGTCTGGGTTTCCGCGAGTACGGCCGCATCCCCGACTTCGTCGCGATCGGCGACCAGCGCTGGGACAACGTCTACTTCTGGCTCGACCTGCGTCCCGACGAGCACGACCTCAGGCTGCACGGCGACGCCCCGACCGGCCCCGGGGCCTCCGAGGTGCGCTGA
- a CDS encoding polyprenol monophosphomannose synthase codes for MKTLVVIPTYNEVENIASIVGRVRSAEPEVDVLVVDDGSPDGTGAIADRLAAADDAVHVMHRTAKNGLGAAYLAGFAWGLDRSYDVLVEMDADGSHQPEQLHRLLAAIDAGADLVLGARWVDGGEVVNWPKRREVLSRGGNTYARLALGLSLRDATGGYRAFRATVLRDILDAEVASHGYCFQVDLARRAVRAGYDVREVPITFVERVAGESKMDGAIVREALVRVTGWAVQDRTRWLRGVFSGQGS; via the coding sequence GTGAAGACCCTTGTGGTGATCCCGACCTACAACGAGGTCGAGAACATCGCCTCGATCGTCGGGCGCGTTCGCTCGGCCGAGCCGGAGGTCGACGTGCTCGTCGTCGACGACGGGTCGCCGGACGGCACGGGCGCGATCGCCGACCGCCTCGCCGCTGCCGACGACGCGGTCCACGTGATGCACCGTACGGCGAAGAACGGCCTCGGCGCCGCCTATCTCGCCGGCTTCGCCTGGGGCCTCGACCGCTCGTACGACGTGCTGGTCGAGATGGACGCCGACGGTTCGCACCAGCCCGAGCAGCTGCACCGGCTCCTGGCCGCGATCGACGCCGGGGCCGACCTGGTGCTCGGTGCCCGGTGGGTCGACGGCGGAGAGGTCGTCAACTGGCCGAAGCGGCGTGAGGTGCTCTCGCGCGGCGGCAACACCTACGCCCGGCTCGCCCTCGGCCTCTCGCTGCGGGACGCGACCGGCGGCTATCGCGCGTTCCGTGCCACGGTGCTGCGCGACATCCTCGACGCCGAGGTCGCGTCGCACGGCTACTGCTTCCAGGTCGACCTCGCGCGCCGCGCCGTGCGCGCCGGCTACGACGTCCGCGAGGTCCCGATCACCTTCGTCGAACGCGTCGCGGGGGAGTCCAAGATGGACGGCGCCATCGTGCGCGAGGCCCTCGTACGCGTCACCGGCTGGGCCGTGCAGGACCGGACGCGTTGGCTGCGCGGCGTATTCTCGGGGCAGGGGAGCTGA
- the lnt gene encoding apolipoprotein N-acyltransferase — MPRPFSFADRTWFRRTAAAAIAGLLVAGGFAPFSQPWLVWPGLVLLVVALRGASVRVGAWLGWLFGTTFLLVLLRWVLVFDVPAAYVALAAFEGLFYGAFGAVFSIIARRRAWPLLGALAWMAMELARSLFPFGGFVWGRIAFAAVDSPLAPIARWLGVGALSGTVFLTAALVVWAFVGWRQGRGRARRLVVGATAVLAVVALGAVLPVGIAGAGRTMQVAVVQGDVPGTGAQWFGEQREVLENHIRETGAYAMRVRAGEVPQPDIVLWPENASDIDPTTDAEAGEAITRAAEDVGAPILVGAILDGPTDGTAYNAGLVWDPVTGPGDEYIKQHLVPWGEYVPMRDFSERLVPLLAEEVPRDMLAGDQSGALEIGDTTVGTMMCFDVLFDGLARSAVMDGAELLVVQTNNATFTGTAQREQQWQIARLRAIESGRYVAVPSTNGISGMIGPDGTELERAPEEQPASFGHEVTAATETTWGTRLGVWVEGAAMLVVAFVLLSSVRRKVRRR; from the coding sequence GTGCCACGCCCCTTCTCCTTCGCCGACCGGACCTGGTTCCGGCGGACCGCCGCCGCCGCGATCGCCGGACTCCTCGTCGCGGGCGGCTTCGCTCCGTTCTCTCAGCCGTGGCTCGTCTGGCCTGGTCTCGTCCTTCTCGTCGTGGCCCTTCGTGGTGCCAGCGTGCGGGTCGGTGCGTGGCTCGGCTGGCTGTTCGGCACGACGTTCCTCCTCGTCCTCCTCCGATGGGTGCTGGTGTTCGACGTGCCGGCTGCCTACGTCGCTCTGGCGGCGTTCGAGGGGTTGTTCTACGGCGCGTTCGGAGCGGTCTTCTCGATCATCGCCCGGCGTCGCGCCTGGCCACTGCTGGGAGCACTCGCATGGATGGCGATGGAGCTGGCCCGCAGCCTGTTTCCGTTCGGAGGGTTCGTGTGGGGAAGGATCGCGTTCGCGGCTGTCGACTCGCCGCTGGCGCCCATCGCGCGCTGGCTCGGTGTCGGTGCGCTGTCCGGCACGGTGTTCCTGACGGCGGCCCTGGTCGTCTGGGCGTTCGTCGGATGGCGTCAGGGTCGGGGTCGTGCCCGCCGGCTGGTCGTCGGCGCCACCGCGGTCCTCGCCGTGGTCGCGCTGGGGGCAGTCCTGCCGGTCGGCATCGCCGGCGCGGGACGCACGATGCAGGTGGCGGTCGTCCAGGGTGATGTCCCGGGCACGGGAGCCCAGTGGTTCGGCGAGCAGCGCGAGGTGCTGGAGAACCACATCCGCGAGACCGGCGCGTACGCCATGCGGGTGCGAGCGGGCGAGGTACCCCAACCTGACATCGTCCTGTGGCCGGAGAACGCCTCCGACATCGACCCGACCACCGACGCCGAGGCCGGTGAGGCGATCACCCGAGCCGCCGAGGACGTCGGCGCCCCGATCCTGGTCGGCGCGATCCTCGACGGGCCCACCGACGGCACCGCGTACAACGCCGGCCTCGTCTGGGACCCGGTCACCGGGCCCGGCGACGAGTACATCAAGCAGCACCTGGTCCCGTGGGGCGAGTACGTCCCGATGCGGGACTTCTCGGAGCGTCTCGTGCCGCTGCTGGCGGAAGAGGTCCCGCGCGACATGCTGGCCGGCGACCAGTCGGGGGCTCTGGAGATCGGCGACACCACCGTCGGCACGATGATGTGCTTCGACGTGCTGTTCGACGGGCTCGCGCGAAGCGCCGTGATGGACGGGGCGGAGCTGCTGGTCGTCCAGACGAACAACGCGACCTTCACCGGGACGGCACAGCGCGAGCAGCAGTGGCAGATCGCGCGGCTGCGTGCGATCGAGTCGGGTCGCTACGTCGCGGTGCCGTCGACGAACGGCATCTCAGGGATGATCGGGCCCGACGGTACGGAGCTCGAGCGTGCTCCCGAGGAGCAGCCGGCGTCCTTCGGGCACGAGGTCACCGCGGCGACCGAGACCACGTGGGGCACCCGCCTCGGTGTGTGGGTCGAGGGCGCTGCGATGCTGGTCGTCGCGTTCGTACTGCTGAGCAGCGTCCGGAGGAAGGTGCGTCGACGGTGA
- a CDS encoding Lrp/AsnC family transcriptional regulator, with protein sequence MEETDAQIIRLLSADGRMSFTDLGRATGLSTSAVHQRVRRLEARGVVRGYQAQLDHQAVGLGLTAFISIRAIDPSQPDDSPERLRHLDAIESCYSVAGEESYLLKVRVPTTSALESLLAEIRAAANVSTRSTIVLSTYYENRPIGG encoded by the coding sequence GTGGAGGAAACCGACGCGCAGATCATCCGGCTCCTGTCCGCTGATGGCCGGATGTCTTTCACCGACCTCGGCCGGGCCACCGGACTGTCCACGAGTGCCGTTCACCAGCGTGTCAGGCGGTTGGAGGCACGGGGTGTCGTCCGCGGCTACCAGGCGCAGCTCGACCACCAGGCGGTCGGCCTCGGGCTCACGGCGTTCATCTCGATCCGGGCGATCGACCCGAGCCAGCCGGACGACTCACCAGAGCGCCTGCGTCACCTGGACGCGATCGAGTCCTGCTACTCGGTCGCCGGTGAGGAGAGCTACCTGCTGAAGGTGCGGGTGCCGACCACCAGCGCCTTGGAGAGTCTGCTCGCCGAGATCCGGGCGGCGGCGAACGTCTCGACGCGGAGCACCATCGTCTTGTCCACCTATTACGAGAACCGCCCGATCGGAGGCTGA
- a CDS encoding FxsA family protein, whose protein sequence is MRRGFMAALLLLPVVEIAIAVGVAGLIGVGQTLLALVALSVIGVLILRSAGRRKLQVLRAAAADGIVPPADSGGPSAVAGVLLAVPGFLTALVGLVLMIPPVRRIAARRTRRWAESKGSWIVTDRFGRPAARPDVASGQSTSGAPAGPAARTVVQGEVVDEP, encoded by the coding sequence ATGCGTCGAGGATTCATGGCCGCCCTGCTGCTGCTCCCCGTGGTCGAGATCGCGATCGCTGTCGGCGTCGCCGGCCTGATCGGCGTGGGCCAGACCTTGCTGGCGCTGGTCGCGCTCTCCGTGATCGGGGTGCTCATCCTGCGCAGTGCCGGGCGTCGCAAGCTCCAGGTGCTGCGTGCCGCGGCCGCCGACGGCATCGTCCCGCCTGCGGACAGCGGTGGTCCGAGCGCCGTCGCGGGCGTCCTGCTCGCGGTCCCCGGCTTCCTGACGGCGCTCGTCGGGCTCGTCCTGATGATCCCGCCGGTCCGACGGATCGCCGCTCGGCGTACGCGGCGTTGGGCAGAGAGCAAGGGTTCGTGGATCGTCACGGACCGGTTCGGTCGGCCGGCAGCCCGCCCCGACGTCGCGAGCGGCCAGTCGACTTCCGGGGCGCCCGCCGGGCCCGCAGCGCGGACCGTCGTGCAGGGCGAGGTCGTCGACGAGCCCTGA
- a CDS encoding MFS transporter, whose translation MTTTDPTATAGSRRREQRAWYWYDWANSAYITSVGTVLIGPYLTSVAERDACGRVGTAANPCDGNVDLLGLGLSAGSLVFYVVTFATLLSALVLPIVGAIADRVQSKRTLLARLAWTGAAAACCMFLVAGSNWQLGAVLLVFANLCMGASLTVYDAILIDVAAPEERDRVSSRGWAFGYLGGGVLLLVNLGMVLGAGELVGTDTAVRISLLSAGLWWGGFTVLAYRGLRDHPPADIPPDDSRLESGLIRRSFGQLWATLRHLRNYPQTLLFLIAYLFYNDGIQTVIYSSSVYGQKELGFSQEVLIATILLVQFVAIAGALSFGRIAGRIGARRTIMGGLVVWMVIVSCGYVMPAGEVLPFLALAAGIGIVMGGTQALSRSLYSQMIPPGREAEYFSLYQAAERGTSWLGTLVFGLVHQVTGSYRPAIFALIVFFMVGFVLLVRLDPRRAIHEAGNPVPARV comes from the coding sequence ATGACGACCACCGACCCCACAGCGACGGCTGGCTCACGCCGTCGCGAGCAACGCGCCTGGTACTGGTACGACTGGGCCAACTCCGCCTACATCACGAGTGTCGGCACGGTCCTCATCGGCCCATACCTGACGTCGGTCGCCGAGCGCGACGCGTGCGGGCGCGTTGGCACGGCGGCGAACCCCTGCGACGGCAACGTCGACCTGCTCGGCCTCGGGCTCTCGGCCGGCTCCCTGGTGTTCTACGTCGTCACGTTCGCCACCCTTCTCTCGGCGCTGGTCCTGCCGATCGTGGGCGCCATCGCGGACCGGGTGCAGTCCAAGCGGACCCTGCTCGCCCGGCTCGCCTGGACGGGCGCTGCCGCCGCGTGCTGCATGTTCCTCGTCGCCGGCAGCAACTGGCAGCTCGGCGCAGTCCTCCTGGTGTTCGCCAATCTCTGCATGGGGGCCTCGCTCACGGTCTACGACGCGATCCTCATCGACGTCGCCGCGCCCGAGGAGCGCGACCGGGTCTCCTCGCGCGGATGGGCGTTCGGCTACCTCGGCGGCGGCGTGCTGCTGCTGGTCAACCTCGGCATGGTGCTCGGCGCCGGGGAGCTCGTCGGCACGGACACCGCGGTCCGGATCAGCCTGCTCTCCGCGGGCCTGTGGTGGGGCGGGTTCACCGTCCTGGCCTACCGCGGACTGCGCGACCACCCGCCAGCAGACATCCCGCCGGACGACTCCCGGCTCGAGTCCGGACTGATCAGACGCAGCTTCGGCCAGCTCTGGGCGACCCTGCGCCACCTCAGGAACTATCCGCAGACCCTGCTGTTCCTGATCGCGTACCTGTTCTACAACGACGGCATCCAGACGGTCATCTACTCGTCGTCGGTCTACGGCCAGAAGGAGCTGGGCTTCTCGCAGGAGGTGCTGATCGCAACGATCCTGCTGGTCCAGTTCGTGGCGATCGCAGGAGCGCTCTCCTTCGGCCGGATCGCCGGACGCATCGGTGCCCGCCGCACGATCATGGGCGGGCTGGTCGTCTGGATGGTCATCGTCTCCTGCGGCTACGTCATGCCTGCCGGTGAGGTGTTGCCCTTCCTGGCGCTCGCAGCAGGGATCGGGATCGTGATGGGCGGAACCCAGGCGTTGTCGCGCTCGTTGTACTCGCAGATGATCCCGCCGGGGCGCGAAGCCGAGTACTTCAGCCTCTACCAGGCCGCCGAGCGTGGCACGAGCTGGCTCGGTACGCTGGTGTTCGGTCTCGTCCACCAGGTGACCGGGTCCTACCGGCCGGCGATCTTCGCCTTGATCGTCTTCTTCATGGTCGGATTCGTCCTCCTGGTACGGCTCGACCCACGACGTGCGATTCACGAGGCCGGAAACCCGGTCCCCGCAAGGGTCTGA
- a CDS encoding thiamine-binding protein: MIAAFSISPGTSDDTGGVAEAVARAIAVVRASGLPYETNAMFTNVEGDWDEVMGVVKRAVEAVAAVSPRVSLVLKADVRPGRTGQLSEKVRRIDDLLGE, from the coding sequence ATGATCGCAGCCTTCAGCATCAGCCCCGGCACCTCGGACGACACCGGCGGCGTAGCCGAAGCGGTTGCGCGCGCGATCGCGGTGGTACGCGCGAGCGGGCTGCCGTACGAGACCAACGCGATGTTCACGAACGTCGAGGGCGACTGGGACGAGGTCATGGGCGTCGTCAAGCGCGCCGTCGAAGCCGTCGCCGCGGTGTCGCCGCGCGTCTCGCTGGTGCTCAAGGCCGACGTCCGCCCGGGGCGTACAGGGCAGCTCTCCGAGAAGGTACGGCGCATCGACGACCTGCTCGGCGAGTGA
- a CDS encoding glycerophosphodiester phosphodiesterase — translation MTAPAPPFLASPKPLAFAHRGGAAYAPNRDIENSLAAFDNAVRLGYRYLETDARVSADGTVFAFHDATLDRTTDRRGTLARLDATEVHRARIGGREPIPLLRELLDAFPDARFNIDVKDAATVAPTLRVIEEAGATDRVCIASFSHRRLGQVRALAPHVTTSASPPEIARVMAHPWRVLPALRRTGVSCVQVPTRRGWLSIVTPKFVRAAHTLGLEVHVWTIDDPSEMARLLDLGVDGLMTDRIDVLRDVLTARGLWTGGDPR, via the coding sequence GTGACAGCCCCGGCGCCGCCCTTCCTCGCCTCACCGAAGCCGTTGGCGTTCGCGCACCGCGGTGGCGCCGCGTACGCGCCGAACCGCGACATCGAGAACTCCCTCGCTGCCTTCGACAACGCCGTACGCCTGGGCTACCGCTACCTGGAGACGGACGCCCGGGTGTCGGCCGACGGCACGGTGTTCGCCTTCCACGACGCCACCCTCGACCGGACGACCGACCGGCGCGGAACGCTCGCTCGCCTGGACGCGACCGAGGTGCACCGGGCGCGCATCGGCGGGCGCGAGCCGATCCCGCTCCTGCGCGAGCTGCTCGACGCCTTCCCGGACGCACGCTTCAACATCGACGTGAAGGACGCGGCGACCGTCGCGCCGACGCTGCGGGTGATCGAGGAGGCCGGCGCAACGGACCGGGTCTGCATCGCGTCGTTCTCCCACCGACGGCTCGGGCAGGTCAGGGCGTTGGCGCCGCATGTCACGACGTCGGCCTCCCCACCGGAGATCGCCCGGGTGATGGCACACCCGTGGCGGGTCCTGCCCGCACTGCGCAGGACGGGGGTGTCGTGCGTCCAGGTGCCGACGCGGCGGGGGTGGTTGTCGATCGTGACGCCGAAGTTCGTCCGCGCCGCGCACACCCTCGGTCTGGAGGTCCACGTGTGGACCATCGACGATCCGTCCGAGATGGCTCGACTCCTCGACCTCGGTGTCGACGGACTGATGACCGACCGCATCGACGTCCTTCGAGACGTCCTCACTGCCCGCGGGCTCTGGACCGGAGGGGACCCCCGATGA
- a CDS encoding amidohydrolase, protein MGEAPERVLYRGVRFVDRDGVGALAVEGDRIAWVGADTDADRWADGAAHVHALPGVLLTPGFVDAHVHLGMTGQALRGLDLSGARSRVEALERLDSHVAASADAVVHGQGWDDTDWADGSLTGTDVDRAVGGRAVYLARVDGHSGVVSATLVDQVAGLRDADGWLGDGRVERQAHHLVRRHLATTTGSAHREVTIGTALRSAAAAGIVSVHENAAPDISPLDDVEIVRGLREAEVLPEVVTYWGARDAYDEARAYGVAGLAGDLNIDGSLGSRTAALHAPYDDRTSSTGHLYLDADDVAAHVVGCTRAGLQAGFHVIGDRASTVFVEGLRSARDVLGTDTIRAARHRVEHLEMPSGADLELLAQLGVTASVQPAFDAAWGGREGMYATRVGRARARGMNPFAAMNTIGVPLAFGSDAPVTAFSPWGAIEAAMRPRSGGTGLSLVQALHAHTVGGWRAARVDDAGMLEPGAAAHLAFWDVPEGGDGIGAAVGGHARCVRTVVGGRTAFDTTSTDA, encoded by the coding sequence ATGGGGGAGGCGCCCGAGCGCGTGCTCTATCGCGGTGTGCGGTTCGTCGACCGCGACGGCGTCGGCGCTCTCGCCGTCGAGGGTGACCGCATCGCATGGGTCGGCGCCGACACCGACGCCGATCGGTGGGCAGATGGAGCTGCACACGTCCACGCGCTCCCCGGAGTACTGCTGACGCCAGGTTTCGTCGACGCCCACGTCCACCTCGGGATGACGGGTCAGGCCCTGCGGGGCCTCGACCTGTCGGGCGCACGCTCGCGCGTCGAGGCGCTGGAGCGTCTCGACAGCCATGTGGCGGCATCGGCGGACGCCGTGGTGCACGGGCAGGGCTGGGACGACACCGACTGGGCGGACGGATCGCTCACCGGGACCGACGTCGATCGCGCGGTCGGTGGACGCGCTGTGTACCTCGCGCGGGTCGACGGGCACTCGGGCGTCGTGTCAGCGACGCTGGTCGACCAGGTCGCGGGTCTGCGCGACGCCGACGGCTGGCTCGGTGACGGTCGTGTCGAGCGCCAGGCGCACCACCTCGTACGCCGTCACCTGGCGACGACGACAGGATCGGCGCACCGCGAGGTGACGATCGGCACCGCCCTGCGCTCCGCGGCGGCGGCCGGCATCGTCTCCGTCCACGAGAACGCCGCCCCCGACATCTCCCCTCTCGACGACGTCGAGATCGTGCGCGGGCTTCGCGAGGCCGAGGTGCTTCCGGAGGTCGTCACGTACTGGGGTGCTCGTGACGCCTACGACGAGGCACGAGCGTACGGCGTCGCCGGGCTCGCCGGCGACCTCAACATCGACGGCTCGCTCGGCTCGCGCACAGCGGCCCTGCACGCGCCGTACGACGACCGCACGTCGTCGACCGGTCACCTCTACCTCGACGCGGACGACGTCGCGGCCCACGTCGTCGGATGCACGCGTGCGGGCCTGCAGGCCGGCTTCCACGTGATCGGTGACAGGGCGAGCACCGTGTTCGTCGAGGGACTCCGCAGCGCTCGCGACGTCCTCGGCACGGACACGATCCGCGCCGCGCGTCACCGTGTCGAGCATCTCGAGATGCCGTCGGGAGCCGATCTGGAGCTGCTCGCCCAGCTCGGCGTCACGGCGAGCGTGCAGCCGGCCTTCGACGCGGCATGGGGTGGCCGAGAGGGCATGTACGCCACGCGAGTCGGCCGCGCGCGAGCACGGGGCATGAACCCGTTCGCCGCGATGAACACGATCGGGGTCCCGCTGGCGTTCGGGTCGGACGCACCCGTGACGGCGTTCTCGCCGTGGGGAGCGATCGAGGCGGCGATGCGTCCGCGCAGCGGCGGGACCGGGCTGTCGCTCGTGCAGGCGCTGCACGCGCACACGGTCGGTGGTTGGCGCGCGGCGCGGGTCGACGACGCTGGCATGCTCGAGCCTGGCGCGGCCGCCCACCTGGCGTTCTGGGACGTGCCCGAGGGGGGCGACGGCATCGGTGCGGCGGTCGGCGGACACGCGCGGTGCGTCCGTACGGTCGTCGGCGGCCGCACGGCCTTCGACACGACCTCGACCGATGCCTGA
- a CDS encoding M24 family metallopeptidase: MTDISLRLDAARKAAGAADVDALLVTPGADLRYLTGFAAMPLERLTCLVLPTDGEAVLVLPRLELQMAVEAGVEEHGIRLVGWDETDDPYAAATEVVLGARRVAVDDHMWAERVFAFGAALMDADQVLAGPVLRELRMRKTPEEVAALRDAGAAIDRVHDRMAEWLRPGRSEREVARDIAEAILAEGHETVEFVIVGSGPNGASPHAEVSDRVIGVGEPVVVDIGGTMPSGYCSDSTRTYVAGGEAPADFAAYYEVLLAAQKAQCEYARPGVTAESVDAVGRDVITAAGFGAEFLHRTGHGIGLETHEEPYIVSGNGLVLEPGMAFSVEPGIYLEGRHGARIEDIVVTTDDGLERLNRTSRDLVVLG, from the coding sequence ATGACCGACATCTCCCTCCGGCTCGACGCCGCCCGCAAGGCCGCGGGTGCCGCCGACGTCGACGCGCTCCTGGTGACGCCGGGCGCAGACCTCCGCTACCTCACCGGCTTCGCGGCGATGCCGCTCGAGCGGCTGACGTGCCTCGTGCTGCCCACCGACGGCGAGGCCGTCCTGGTGCTCCCGCGGCTCGAGCTGCAGATGGCGGTGGAGGCCGGCGTGGAGGAGCACGGCATCCGGCTGGTCGGCTGGGACGAGACTGACGACCCGTACGCCGCGGCGACCGAGGTCGTCCTGGGGGCACGCCGCGTGGCGGTCGACGACCACATGTGGGCCGAGCGGGTGTTCGCGTTCGGTGCGGCGCTGATGGACGCCGACCAGGTGCTCGCCGGTCCGGTGCTTCGTGAGCTGCGGATGCGCAAGACCCCCGAGGAGGTCGCGGCCCTCCGGGACGCGGGTGCTGCCATCGACCGCGTGCACGACCGCATGGCCGAGTGGCTGCGACCCGGCCGGTCCGAGCGCGAGGTCGCGCGCGACATCGCCGAGGCGATCCTCGCCGAGGGTCACGAGACGGTCGAGTTCGTGATCGTCGGCTCGGGCCCCAACGGGGCCTCGCCGCACGCGGAGGTCAGCGACCGCGTCATCGGCGTCGGTGAGCCCGTCGTCGTCGACATCGGCGGCACTATGCCCTCCGGATACTGCTCCGACTCGACCCGCACGTACGTCGCCGGGGGCGAGGCTCCCGCCGACTTCGCCGCGTACTACGAGGTTCTGCTGGCCGCGCAGAAGGCGCAGTGCGAGTACGCACGGCCGGGCGTCACCGCCGAGTCCGTCGACGCGGTCGGTCGCGACGTCATCACCGCTGCCGGCTTCGGCGCAGAGTTCCTGCACCGCACGGGACACGGCATCGGCCTGGAGACCCACGAGGAGCCCTACATCGTGTCGGGCAACGGCCTCGTGCTCGAACCAGGCATGGCGTTCTCGGTCGAGCCGGGCATCTACCTCGAGGGCAGGCACGGAGCACGGATCGAGGACATCGTCGTCACCACCGACGACGGCCTCGAGCGGCTCAACCGCACGTCGCGCGACCTGGTCGTCCTCGGCTGA
- a CDS encoding 5'-3' exonuclease: MPAQKLLLLDSASLYFRAFFGMPDSLRAPDGTPVNAVRGMLDFVATLVDTLKPDAMAACWDNDWRPAWRVDLIPSYKGHRVEVPRETGPDVEETPDLLDVQVPVIAQALEILGVPVVGADGYEADDVIGTLATTWDGPVDVVTGDRDLFQLVDDVRGVRVLYPAKGMRNLESVDAAWIRQRYAIEPTQYADFAVLRGDPSDGLPGVAGIGEKTAASMLAAHGDLAGIVAAAGDRHVKMAPRARANLLAASDYLAVAPRVVEVVRDLPLDVDLTLRPLTPQQVTAMAELAQTWGLGRTAERAVAALSAP; this comes from the coding sequence ATGCCTGCGCAGAAGCTGCTCCTGCTCGACTCGGCCTCGCTCTACTTCCGTGCGTTCTTCGGCATGCCCGACAGCCTCCGGGCGCCCGACGGGACGCCGGTCAACGCGGTCCGCGGCATGCTCGACTTCGTGGCCACGCTGGTCGACACCTTGAAGCCGGACGCGATGGCGGCCTGCTGGGACAACGACTGGCGTCCCGCCTGGAGGGTCGACCTCATCCCCTCGTACAAGGGCCACCGGGTCGAGGTTCCGCGCGAGACCGGACCGGACGTCGAGGAGACTCCCGACCTGCTCGACGTCCAGGTGCCGGTGATCGCGCAGGCCCTCGAGATCCTCGGCGTCCCCGTGGTCGGAGCCGACGGCTACGAGGCGGACGACGTCATCGGGACGCTCGCGACGACGTGGGACGGGCCTGTCGACGTCGTGACCGGCGACCGTGACCTCTTCCAGCTGGTCGACGACGTCCGCGGCGTCCGGGTGCTCTACCCGGCGAAGGGCATGCGCAACCTCGAGTCGGTGGACGCCGCCTGGATCCGCCAGCGCTACGCGATCGAGCCGACGCAGTACGCCGACTTCGCCGTGCTCCGAGGTGACCCGTCCGACGGCCTGCCCGGTGTGGCGGGGATCGGTGAGAAGACGGCAGCCTCGATGCTCGCCGCGCACGGGGACCTCGCCGGGATCGTCGCCGCCGCCGGCGACCGTCACGTCAAGATGGCCCCGCGGGCACGCGCCAACCTCCTGGCGGCCTCCGACTACCTCGCGGTCGCGCCACGCGTGGTGGAGGTCGTCCGTGACCTCCCGCTCGACGTCGACCTGACCCTGCGTCCGCTGACGCCGCAGCAGGTCACCGCGATGGCCGAGCTGGCGCAGACCTGGGGGCTCGGGCGTACGGCCGAGCGCGCAGTGGCGGCCCTGTCAGCACCCTGA
- a CDS encoding RNA polymerase-binding protein RbpA translates to MAERSLRGARLGTQSFEDERGVEMAPRQEVEYVLPDGKSFTVTMADDAEVPAEWEDPRTGKVGRRVDGEAPEQKEVKAPRTHWDMLLERRSIPELEEILTERLELLRAGEIGPAHLHRPAKVKAKARKR, encoded by the coding sequence ATGGCTGAGCGTTCACTTCGAGGAGCACGGCTCGGGACCCAGAGCTTCGAGGACGAGCGGGGTGTCGAGATGGCGCCGCGTCAGGAGGTCGAGTACGTCCTCCCCGACGGCAAGTCCTTCACCGTCACGATGGCCGACGACGCCGAGGTTCCCGCCGAGTGGGAGGACCCGCGCACCGGCAAGGTCGGCCGCCGCGTCGACGGCGAGGCGCCCGAGCAGAAGGAAGTCAAGGCCCCGCGTACGCACTGGGACATGCTCCTGGAGCGGCGTTCGATCCCGGAGCTCGAGGAGATCCTGACCGAGCGTCTCGAGCTGCTGCGTGCCGGTGAGATCGGCCCGGCCCACCTGCACCGGCCGGCCAAGGTCAAGGCCAAGGCGCGCAAGCGCTGA